From a region of the Nyctibius grandis isolate bNycGra1 chromosome 12, bNycGra1.pri, whole genome shotgun sequence genome:
- the LOC137669298 gene encoding dynein light chain roadblock-type 2-like — MAEVEETLKRIQGHKGVIGTIVITAEGIPIRTTFDYSTTVQYAGLILELTMKARSTVKDLDPDNNLTFLRIRSKKHEIMVAADKEYLLIAVQEPCA; from the exons ATG GCCGAAGTGGAGGAAACCCTGAAGAGGATTCAAGGCCACAAAGGGGTTATCGGAACTATTGTTATAACCGCGGAAG GAATTCCAATAAGAACAACTTTTGATTACTCTACAACAGTCCAATATGCAGGTCTTATTCTAGAGCTCACCATGAAAGCCAGGAGCACAGTGAAAGATCTTGATCCTGATAATAATCTAACCTTTCTTAGGATCAGATCAAAGAAACACGAAATCATGGTTGCTGCAG ATAAGGAGTATCTCCTGATCGCTGTTCAGGAGCCATGTGCATAG